One Pieris brassicae chromosome 11, ilPieBrab1.1, whole genome shotgun sequence DNA window includes the following coding sequences:
- the LOC123716435 gene encoding chromodomain-helicase-DNA-binding protein 1 isoform X5, with product MLLKGFMNESESESTSEKGEKTDSSGSGSGSESDSGSSSSGSASGANSGSEKSSNAGQSHFSEDGKSSLKDSHANSSKSDHHTDKDSSDDSIRHKSRNNRDKIKSDLWEDNPDIYGVRRSARSRKEPDRLKLADSDSSDKGRSNGRRNRKKSDSWNSDTSDSDSDIKGSPPPPSKRPGQRGVPLRKKKPTRRRFTSDEDESSELSDDAKSRTATRRTGAAVSYKEASDEQTDSSDLLEVDNVEGDMEAEPEPEEHSETIEKILGIRRGKIGVTGNVTTVYYIEENGDPNKDCNPDDEETTEPQYLIKWKGWSHIHNTWESEKSIMEQKVKGLKKLENYKKKESELAWWRKQAGPEDIDYFECQSELQQELVKSYNFVERIFAEQTRELEGGGTAHEYFCKWESLPYADATWEDSALIEKKWPEKVQHFKAREAATTTPSRHCPVLRRRPKFHQVKEQPEYMGKDQTYILRDYQMDGLNWLIHSWCKDNSVILADEMGLGKTIQTICFLYYLFKTQQLYGPFLCVVPLSTMTAWQREFTQWAPDVNVVTYIGDVSSRDIIRQFEWSFASSKRLKFNAILTTYEILLKDRQFLKTFSWACLLVDEAHRLKNDDSLLYKALKEFDTNQRLLVTGTPLQNSLKELWALLHFIMPYKFESWEEFEKDHEDAATKGYEKLHKQLEPFILRRQKKDVEKSLPAKVEQILRVEMTSIQKQYYKWILTKNYSELRKGVKGSTNTFINIVIELKKCCNHALLTKPEDFESRASLATTDAVEKLLRGSGKLLLLDKLLCRLKETGHRVLIFSQMVRMLDILAEYLQRRHFPFQRLDGSIKGELRKQALDHFNADGSQDFCFLLSTRAGGLGINLATADTVIIFDSDWNPQNDLQAQARAHRIGQKNQVNIYRLVTARSVEEDIVERAKRKMVLDHLVIQRMDTTGRTVLNKRDASGTSANNPFNKEDLNAILKFGAEELFKDDDENDEDPVCDIDEILQRAETRDEGPAMAGDELLSAFKVASFAFDEEKAVMGVKKDGGEEEGKDWDDIIPENVRKTLAEQAKTKKMEDLYLPPRRKTQQNNLNKGDRKRRGRGGEADGADGADGDADADDTDVSDADVSADDDRPRKRGRPPASHREKIKGFTDQEIRRFVKSYKKFSAPLKHLDSIACDAELQEKPLAELKKLGEILQDRCRSVLNDTADTSNDHSDGRKNARKSFKLGGVSVNAKTMAACQNELAPLDEFLPETKEERLKWHLDFKTRPANFDVAWGVEDDSKLLAGIYQYGLGSWEAIKMDSSFGIGDKILTNEDKKPQAKHLQSRADYLLKLIKKLLDQKNGKQKQRKPRMKRGTKEPVTKDIVEDDVSSGDDHKKNNRAAKEKGKLKMEEVLTHDETSCERKEKDKKRSKKEGKDRTKNDKVKKNKKPAGPMHFTANNEPRALEVLGDLDPSVFEECKEKMRPVKKALRALDNPDQTLSETEQVSRTRACLSQIGSQIDICLDAYPDPEKKVEWRSNLWYFVSKFTNFDAKQLFRLYKYGLKKSDTKHKDGKHKENVKGNARNNINSNNHIKSRKDGRNDENSERKEKRQRLEKSDKNNDKAAHASGVKRKLEEGECDPDPNDSKRHERHKHKHKDRKCRDGSLKRDDLSHRERSRSERERERERDRDRERDRDRERDRDRERDRERSRTRRDSGGGGPRVRQPYAHPHSDHPTHAHPPHSTHPAHPGWTPPAYPGPRQYRSDRNPRTHDKRRFGGYPPMGGPYSGYYDGATMPGSMGFPPVRPYPEDWRGGYAQPEYPYEDREYEREVYRRDYDRRAPPT from the exons ATGCTCTTG AAGGGCTTTATGAATGAATCTGAGAGTGAGTCTACAAGTGAAAAGGGTGAGAAGACGGACTCCAGTGGATCTGGATCCGGAAGCGAAAG TGACAGTGGCTCAAGTTCATCTGGTTCAGCTTCGGGTGCCAACTCTGGATCAGAAAAATCTTCAAATGCAGGGCAATCTCACTTCAGTGAGGATGGAAAATCATCACTAAAAGATAGTCATGCCAATTCATCTAAATCTGATCACCACACTGATAAGGATTCATCTGATGATAGCATTAGACATAAATCCCGAAACAATCGTGATAAAATAAAGTCAGATCTTTGGGAGGATAACCCTGACATTTATGGGGTAAGAAGATCTGCAAGGTCTCGTAAAGAACCGGATAGGTTAAAATTGGCAGATAGTGATTCAAGTGACAAAGGAAGAAGTAATGGTAGAAGAAATAGAAAGAAGAG CGATTCCTGGAATTCTGATACCTCAGATAGTGATAGTGATATTAAAGGGTCACCACCCCCACCTTCCAAAAGACCAGGCCAAAGAGGAGTACcattaagaaaaaagaaaCCAACGAGAAGAAGATTTACTAGTGATGAAGATGAAAGTAGTGAACTTTCCGATGACGCAAAGAG TCGAACGGCCACTCGTCGCACGGGAGCTGCTGTTAGTTATAAAGAAGCCAGCGATGAACAAACAGATTCCTCGGATTTGCTGGAAGTGGATAATGTTGAGGGCGATATGGAAGCTGAACCTGAACCTGAAGAACACAGtgaaacaatagaaaaaatacttGGTATTCGACGCGGCAAAATAGGAG TCACGGGAAATGTGACTACAGTTTACTATATAGAAGAAAATGGTGATCCAAATAAGGATTGCAATCCAGACGATGAAGAGACTACAGAACCACAGTACCTCATTAAATGGAAGGGATGGTCccacatacataatacatgGGAATCTGAGAAGTCGATTATGGAACAGAAGGTTAAagggttaaaaaaattggaaaaCTATAAGAAAAAAGAATCAGAGTTAGCATGGTGGAGAAAACAAGCTGGGCCAGAAgatattgattattttgaaTGTCAATCAGAACTGCAACAAGAATTAGTCAAGTCTTATAATTTTGTAGAGAGGATATTTG cTGAACAGACTCGGGAGCTTGAGGGAGGTGGAACAGCacatgaatatttttgtaaatgggAATCACTTCCATATGCTGATGCAACATGGGAAGATTCTGCACTTATAGAAAAGAAATGGCCTGAAAAAGTTCAGCATTTTAAGGCTAGGGAAGCAGCAACAACAACCCCATCTAGACATTGCCCTGTTTTGAGACGAAGGCCAAAATTCCATCAAGTTAAAGAACAGCCAGAATACATGGGTAAAGACCag acatatatattaagagaTTATCAAATGGATGGGTTAAACTGGTTAATACATTCCTGGTGTAAAGACAATTCTGTTATTCTTGCCGATGAAATGGGTTTAGGTAAAACTATTCAG ACAATATGTTTTCTGTATTACTTGTTCAAAACACAACAATTATATGGACCATTCCTTTGTGTAGTACCATTAAGTACAATGACTGCATGGCAAAGAGAGTTTACGCAGTGGGCGCCTGATGTGAATGTTGTTACCTATATTGGAGATGTTTCTAGTAGGGATATT ATCAGACAATTTGAATGGAGTTTTGCTAGTTCAAAAAGGCTAAAATTCAATGCAATTTTGACAACATATGAAATTTTACTAAAAGatagacaatttttaaaaactttcagTTGGGCTTGCCTGCTTGTAGATGAAGCtcatagattaaaaaatgatgatTCACTTTTGTACAAGGCACTTAAAGAGTTTGACACAAATCAAAGGTTACTAGTCACAGGAACACCTTTACAGAATTCACTTAAGGAATTATGGGCTCTACTGCATTTTATTATGCCTTACAA atttGAATCTTGGGAGGAATTTGAAAAAGATCATGAAGATGCTGCAACGAAAGGCTATGAGAAACTCCACAAACAACTAGAGCCATTCATATTAAGAAGACAAAAAAAAGACGTCGAAAAGTCCCTACCCGCTAAAGTAGAACAAATATTACGTGTAGAAATGACgtcaatacaaaaacaatattacaagTGGATTCTTACAAAAAACTACAGTGAATTACGGAAAGGCGTAAAAGGTTCAACAAACACATTTATCAATATTGTAATAGAGCTGAAAAAGTGTTGCAATCATGCTCTCTTGACGAAACCGGAAGATTTTGAATCGCGGGCTTCACTTGCGACAACTGATGCAGTCGAG AAACTATTAAGAGGATCTGGGAAATTATTATTGCTAGATAAATTGCTATGTAGGCTTAAAGAAACAGGTCATAGGgtattaattttttcacaAATGGTTAGAATGTTGGATATACTAGCAGAATATTTGCAAAGGAGACATTTTCCTTTTCAAAGACTGGATGGCAGTATAAAAGGGGAGCTAAGGAAGCAAGCTCTTGACCATTTTAATGCTGACGGATCTCAGGACTTTTGTTTTTTGCTATCGACTCGAGCAGGAGGCTTGGGAATTAATTTGGCAACAGCTGATACTGTGATAATATTTGATTCAGATTGGAATCCTCAGAATGACTTACAAGCTCAAGCAAGAGCTCATCGAATAGGTCAAAAAAATcag GTCAACATTTATCGGTTAGTAACTGCCAGGTCCGTCGAAGAAGATATCGTAGAGAGGGCAAAACGAAAAATGGTACTAGATCATCTCGTGATCCAGCGAATGGACACTACTGGTAGAACGGTCCTTAATAAACGCGATGCGTCCGGTACAAGTGCTAATAATCCGTTCAATAAGGAAGACCTCAATGCTATATTAAAGTTTGGAGCCGAAGAACTGTTTAAAGATGATGATGAAAATGATGAAGATCCAGtc TGTGATATTGATGAAATCTTACAACGAGCTGAAACACGAGATGAAGGGCCTGCTATGGCGGGAGATGAATTGCTTTCTGCTTTTAAAGTCGCTAGTTTTGCATTTGATGAAGAAAAGGCTGTCATGGGTGTGAAAAAAGATGGAGGAGAAGAAGAAGGCAAAGATTGG gatGATATCATACCAGAAAACGTCCGTAAGACGCTAGCGGAGCAAGCGAAAACCAAGAAAATGGAGGATCTATATCTACCGCCACGTAGAAAAACGcaacaaaacaatttgaaCA AAGGTGATCGCAAGAGGCGTGGCCGGGGTGGGGAAGCTGACGGTGCCGATGGGGCAGACGGAGATGCTGACGCCGATGATACTGATGTTTCTGACGCTGATGTCAGCGCTGATGATGACCGCCCTAGGAAACGTGGTCGGCCACCGGCCAGTCACAGAGAGAAGATCAAGGGCTTTACGGATCAGGAG ATAAGACGATTTGTGAAAAGTTACAAGAAGTTTTCGGCGCCATTGAAACATTTAGATAGCATAGCTTGCGATGCAGAATTACAAGAAAAACCTTTAGCGGAATTAAAGAAGTTAGGAGAAATTCTTCAAGACAGGTGTAGATCGGTTCTCAATGACACAGCTGATACTTcaa ATGATCATAGCGATGGCCGGAAAAATGCAAGAAAATCGTTTAAATTGGGCGGCGTGTCTGTAAACGCCAAGACGATGGCAGCATGCCAAAATGAACTCGCGCCATTAGATGAATTTCTTCCCGAAACTAAAGAGGAAAGACTTAAGTGgcatttagattttaa aACGCGACCGGCTAATTTTGATGTCGCCTGGGGCGTAGAGGATGACTCTAAACTACTTGCAGGCATTTACCAATATGGTTTGGGATCCTGGGAGGCTATAAAAATGGATTCATCCTTTGGTATTGgggataaaattttaacaaatgagGATAAGAAGCCGCAAGCAAAGCATTTACAATCGAGAGCCGATTATTTACTTAAGCTAATCAAAAAGTTGCTTGACCAAAAGAATGGTAAACAGAAGCAAAGAAAGCCCCGTATGAAGCGAGGCACTAAAGAGCCAGTCACCAAAGACATTGTTGAAGATGATGTCAGTTCTGGTGATgaccataaaaaaaataacagggCTGCAAAGGAAAag GGTAAACTCAAAATGGAAGAAGTATTAACACACGATGAAACCTCGTGTGAACGAAAGGAAAAAGATAAGAAAAGGTCAAAGAAAGAGGGTAAAGATAGGACAAAAAACGACAAggtaaaaaagaataaaaaaccAGCCGGGCCTATGCATTTTACGGCAAATAATGAACCGCGGGCTTTAGAAGTATTAGGAGATTTAGATCCATCAGTCTTTGAAGAG tgtaaagaaaaaatgagGCCAGTTAAGAAAGCCTTACGAGCCCTTGACAATCCAGATCAAACTTTATCAGAAACAGAACAAGTATCGAGAACAAGAGCATGTCTTTCGCAAATAGGAAGTCAAATAGATATCTGTTTAGACGCTTATCCTGACCCTGAAAAGAAGGTTGAGTGGAGAAGTAATCTCTGGTACTTTGTCTCCAAGTTTACAAACTTTGACGCAAAGCAGTTGTTTAGGTTATATAAGTATGGTCTCAAGAAAAGTGATACAAAGCATAAGGATGGAAAACACAAGGAAAATGTTAAG gGAAATGccagaaacaatattaattctaACAATCACATAAAATCAAGAAAAGATGGCAGAAACGATGAAAATTCCGAGCGAAAGGAGAAACGACAGCGGCTCGAGAAAtctgataaaaataatgataaagcTGCACATGCTTCCGGTGTTAAGAGAAAATTGGAAGAGGGTGAATGTGATCCTGATCCAAATGATAGTAAAAGACATGaaag ACATAAGCACAAGCATAAGGATCGCAAGTGTAGGGATGGAAGCCTGAAGCGAGATGATTTGTCCCATAGAGAGCGGAGTCGGAGCGAGCGGGAACGAGAGCGGGAGAGGGATCGCGACCGGGAGCGGGATCGTGATCGAGAGAGGGACCGGGATCGAGAACGAGATCGGGAACGGTCAAGAACGAGGCGGGATAGTGGAGGTGGTGGTCCCCGAGTGCGACAACCCTATGCGCATCCGCATTCGGATCATCCCACACACGCTCATCCGCCTCACTCCACTCATCCCGCACACCCTGGTTGGACGCCTCCAGCCTATCCGGGCCCCAGGCAGTACCGGAGCGATCGAAATCCTAGAACACACGATAAGAGAAG GTTCGGGGGTTATCCTCCCATGGGAGGCCCCTACAGTGGGTACTACGACGGGGCGACGATGCCGGGCAGCATGGGATTCCCGCCCGTGAGGCCATATCCCGAAGACTGGCGGGGGGGCTACGCCCAGCCGGAGTACCCCTACGAGGACCGGGAATATGAACGGGAGGTCTATAGACGAGATTACGATAGACGTGCCCCACCTACATAG
- the LOC123716435 gene encoding chromodomain-helicase-DNA-binding protein 1 isoform X4 — protein MLLKGFMNESESESTSEKGEKTDSSGSGSGSESGSSSSGSASGANSGSEKSSNAGQSHFSEDGKSSLKDSHANSSKSDHHTDKDSSDDSIRHKSRNNRDKIKSDLWEDNPDIYGVRRSARSRKEPDRLKLADSDSSDKGRSNGRRNRKKSDSWNSDTSDSDSDIKGSPPPPSKRPGQRGVPLRKKKPTRRRFTSDEDESSELSDDAKSRTATRRTGAAVSYKEASDEQTDSSDLLEVDNVEGDMEAEPEPEEHSETIEKILGIRRGKIGVTGNVTTVYYIEENGDPNKDCNPDDEETTEPQYLIKWKGWSHIHNTWESEKSIMEQKVKGLKKLENYKKKESELAWWRKQAGPEDIDYFECQSELQQELVKSYNFVERIFAEQTRELEGGGTAHEYFCKWESLPYADATWEDSALIEKKWPEKVQHFKAREAATTTPSRHCPVLRRRPKFHQVKEQPEYMGKDQTYILRDYQMDGLNWLIHSWCKDNSVILADEMGLGKTIQTICFLYYLFKTQQLYGPFLCVVPLSTMTAWQREFTQWAPDVNVVTYIGDVSSRDIIRQFEWSFASSKRLKFNAILTTYEILLKDRQFLKTFSWACLLVDEAHRLKNDDSLLYKALKEFDTNQRLLVTGTPLQNSLKELWALLHFIMPYKFESWEEFEKDHEDAATKGYEKLHKQLEPFILRRQKKDVEKSLPAKVEQILRVEMTSIQKQYYKWILTKNYSELRKGVKGSTNTFINIVIELKKCCNHALLTKPEDFESRASLATTDAVEKLLRGSGKLLLLDKLLCRLKETGHRVLIFSQMVRMLDILAEYLQRRHFPFQRLDGSIKGELRKQALDHFNADGSQDFCFLLSTRAGGLGINLATADTVIIFDSDWNPQNDLQAQARAHRIGQKNQVNIYRLVTARSVEEDIVERAKRKMVLDHLVIQRMDTTGRTVLNKRDASGTSANNPFNKEDLNAILKFGAEELFKDDDENDEDPVCDIDEILQRAETRDEGPAMAGDELLSAFKVASFAFDEEKAVMGVKKDGGEEEGKDWDDIIPENVRKTLAEQAKTKKMEDLYLPPRRKTQQNNLNSSEGDRKRRGRGGEADGADGADGDADADDTDVSDADVSADDDRPRKRGRPPASHREKIKGFTDQEIRRFVKSYKKFSAPLKHLDSIACDAELQEKPLAELKKLGEILQDRCRSVLNDTADTSNDHSDGRKNARKSFKLGGVSVNAKTMAACQNELAPLDEFLPETKEERLKWHLDFKTRPANFDVAWGVEDDSKLLAGIYQYGLGSWEAIKMDSSFGIGDKILTNEDKKPQAKHLQSRADYLLKLIKKLLDQKNGKQKQRKPRMKRGTKEPVTKDIVEDDVSSGDDHKKNNRAAKEKGKLKMEEVLTHDETSCERKEKDKKRSKKEGKDRTKNDKVKKNKKPAGPMHFTANNEPRALEVLGDLDPSVFEECKEKMRPVKKALRALDNPDQTLSETEQVSRTRACLSQIGSQIDICLDAYPDPEKKVEWRSNLWYFVSKFTNFDAKQLFRLYKYGLKKSDTKHKDGKHKENVKGNARNNINSNNHIKSRKDGRNDENSERKEKRQRLEKSDKNNDKAAHASGVKRKLEEGECDPDPNDSKRHERHKHKHKDRKCRDGSLKRDDLSHRERSRSERERERERDRDRERDRDRERDRDRERDRERSRTRRDSGGGGPRVRQPYAHPHSDHPTHAHPPHSTHPAHPGWTPPAYPGPRQYRSDRNPRTHDKRSRFGGYPPMGGPYSGYYDGATMPGSMGFPPVRPYPEDWRGGYAQPEYPYEDREYEREVYRRDYDRRAPPT, from the exons ATGCTCTTG AAGGGCTTTATGAATGAATCTGAGAGTGAGTCTACAAGTGAAAAGGGTGAGAAGACGGACTCCAGTGGATCTGGATCCGGAAGCGAAAG TGGCTCAAGTTCATCTGGTTCAGCTTCGGGTGCCAACTCTGGATCAGAAAAATCTTCAAATGCAGGGCAATCTCACTTCAGTGAGGATGGAAAATCATCACTAAAAGATAGTCATGCCAATTCATCTAAATCTGATCACCACACTGATAAGGATTCATCTGATGATAGCATTAGACATAAATCCCGAAACAATCGTGATAAAATAAAGTCAGATCTTTGGGAGGATAACCCTGACATTTATGGGGTAAGAAGATCTGCAAGGTCTCGTAAAGAACCGGATAGGTTAAAATTGGCAGATAGTGATTCAAGTGACAAAGGAAGAAGTAATGGTAGAAGAAATAGAAAGAAGAG CGATTCCTGGAATTCTGATACCTCAGATAGTGATAGTGATATTAAAGGGTCACCACCCCCACCTTCCAAAAGACCAGGCCAAAGAGGAGTACcattaagaaaaaagaaaCCAACGAGAAGAAGATTTACTAGTGATGAAGATGAAAGTAGTGAACTTTCCGATGACGCAAAGAG TCGAACGGCCACTCGTCGCACGGGAGCTGCTGTTAGTTATAAAGAAGCCAGCGATGAACAAACAGATTCCTCGGATTTGCTGGAAGTGGATAATGTTGAGGGCGATATGGAAGCTGAACCTGAACCTGAAGAACACAGtgaaacaatagaaaaaatacttGGTATTCGACGCGGCAAAATAGGAG TCACGGGAAATGTGACTACAGTTTACTATATAGAAGAAAATGGTGATCCAAATAAGGATTGCAATCCAGACGATGAAGAGACTACAGAACCACAGTACCTCATTAAATGGAAGGGATGGTCccacatacataatacatgGGAATCTGAGAAGTCGATTATGGAACAGAAGGTTAAagggttaaaaaaattggaaaaCTATAAGAAAAAAGAATCAGAGTTAGCATGGTGGAGAAAACAAGCTGGGCCAGAAgatattgattattttgaaTGTCAATCAGAACTGCAACAAGAATTAGTCAAGTCTTATAATTTTGTAGAGAGGATATTTG cTGAACAGACTCGGGAGCTTGAGGGAGGTGGAACAGCacatgaatatttttgtaaatgggAATCACTTCCATATGCTGATGCAACATGGGAAGATTCTGCACTTATAGAAAAGAAATGGCCTGAAAAAGTTCAGCATTTTAAGGCTAGGGAAGCAGCAACAACAACCCCATCTAGACATTGCCCTGTTTTGAGACGAAGGCCAAAATTCCATCAAGTTAAAGAACAGCCAGAATACATGGGTAAAGACCag acatatatattaagagaTTATCAAATGGATGGGTTAAACTGGTTAATACATTCCTGGTGTAAAGACAATTCTGTTATTCTTGCCGATGAAATGGGTTTAGGTAAAACTATTCAG ACAATATGTTTTCTGTATTACTTGTTCAAAACACAACAATTATATGGACCATTCCTTTGTGTAGTACCATTAAGTACAATGACTGCATGGCAAAGAGAGTTTACGCAGTGGGCGCCTGATGTGAATGTTGTTACCTATATTGGAGATGTTTCTAGTAGGGATATT ATCAGACAATTTGAATGGAGTTTTGCTAGTTCAAAAAGGCTAAAATTCAATGCAATTTTGACAACATATGAAATTTTACTAAAAGatagacaatttttaaaaactttcagTTGGGCTTGCCTGCTTGTAGATGAAGCtcatagattaaaaaatgatgatTCACTTTTGTACAAGGCACTTAAAGAGTTTGACACAAATCAAAGGTTACTAGTCACAGGAACACCTTTACAGAATTCACTTAAGGAATTATGGGCTCTACTGCATTTTATTATGCCTTACAA atttGAATCTTGGGAGGAATTTGAAAAAGATCATGAAGATGCTGCAACGAAAGGCTATGAGAAACTCCACAAACAACTAGAGCCATTCATATTAAGAAGACAAAAAAAAGACGTCGAAAAGTCCCTACCCGCTAAAGTAGAACAAATATTACGTGTAGAAATGACgtcaatacaaaaacaatattacaagTGGATTCTTACAAAAAACTACAGTGAATTACGGAAAGGCGTAAAAGGTTCAACAAACACATTTATCAATATTGTAATAGAGCTGAAAAAGTGTTGCAATCATGCTCTCTTGACGAAACCGGAAGATTTTGAATCGCGGGCTTCACTTGCGACAACTGATGCAGTCGAG AAACTATTAAGAGGATCTGGGAAATTATTATTGCTAGATAAATTGCTATGTAGGCTTAAAGAAACAGGTCATAGGgtattaattttttcacaAATGGTTAGAATGTTGGATATACTAGCAGAATATTTGCAAAGGAGACATTTTCCTTTTCAAAGACTGGATGGCAGTATAAAAGGGGAGCTAAGGAAGCAAGCTCTTGACCATTTTAATGCTGACGGATCTCAGGACTTTTGTTTTTTGCTATCGACTCGAGCAGGAGGCTTGGGAATTAATTTGGCAACAGCTGATACTGTGATAATATTTGATTCAGATTGGAATCCTCAGAATGACTTACAAGCTCAAGCAAGAGCTCATCGAATAGGTCAAAAAAATcag GTCAACATTTATCGGTTAGTAACTGCCAGGTCCGTCGAAGAAGATATCGTAGAGAGGGCAAAACGAAAAATGGTACTAGATCATCTCGTGATCCAGCGAATGGACACTACTGGTAGAACGGTCCTTAATAAACGCGATGCGTCCGGTACAAGTGCTAATAATCCGTTCAATAAGGAAGACCTCAATGCTATATTAAAGTTTGGAGCCGAAGAACTGTTTAAAGATGATGATGAAAATGATGAAGATCCAGtc TGTGATATTGATGAAATCTTACAACGAGCTGAAACACGAGATGAAGGGCCTGCTATGGCGGGAGATGAATTGCTTTCTGCTTTTAAAGTCGCTAGTTTTGCATTTGATGAAGAAAAGGCTGTCATGGGTGTGAAAAAAGATGGAGGAGAAGAAGAAGGCAAAGATTGG gatGATATCATACCAGAAAACGTCCGTAAGACGCTAGCGGAGCAAGCGAAAACCAAGAAAATGGAGGATCTATATCTACCGCCACGTAGAAAAACGcaacaaaacaatttgaaCA GCTCAGAAGGTGATCGCAAGAGGCGTGGCCGGGGTGGGGAAGCTGACGGTGCCGATGGGGCAGACGGAGATGCTGACGCCGATGATACTGATGTTTCTGACGCTGATGTCAGCGCTGATGATGACCGCCCTAGGAAACGTGGTCGGCCACCGGCCAGTCACAGAGAGAAGATCAAGGGCTTTACGGATCAGGAG ATAAGACGATTTGTGAAAAGTTACAAGAAGTTTTCGGCGCCATTGAAACATTTAGATAGCATAGCTTGCGATGCAGAATTACAAGAAAAACCTTTAGCGGAATTAAAGAAGTTAGGAGAAATTCTTCAAGACAGGTGTAGATCGGTTCTCAATGACACAGCTGATACTTcaa ATGATCATAGCGATGGCCGGAAAAATGCAAGAAAATCGTTTAAATTGGGCGGCGTGTCTGTAAACGCCAAGACGATGGCAGCATGCCAAAATGAACTCGCGCCATTAGATGAATTTCTTCCCGAAACTAAAGAGGAAAGACTTAAGTGgcatttagattttaa aACGCGACCGGCTAATTTTGATGTCGCCTGGGGCGTAGAGGATGACTCTAAACTACTTGCAGGCATTTACCAATATGGTTTGGGATCCTGGGAGGCTATAAAAATGGATTCATCCTTTGGTATTGgggataaaattttaacaaatgagGATAAGAAGCCGCAAGCAAAGCATTTACAATCGAGAGCCGATTATTTACTTAAGCTAATCAAAAAGTTGCTTGACCAAAAGAATGGTAAACAGAAGCAAAGAAAGCCCCGTATGAAGCGAGGCACTAAAGAGCCAGTCACCAAAGACATTGTTGAAGATGATGTCAGTTCTGGTGATgaccataaaaaaaataacagggCTGCAAAGGAAAag GGTAAACTCAAAATGGAAGAAGTATTAACACACGATGAAACCTCGTGTGAACGAAAGGAAAAAGATAAGAAAAGGTCAAAGAAAGAGGGTAAAGATAGGACAAAAAACGACAAggtaaaaaagaataaaaaaccAGCCGGGCCTATGCATTTTACGGCAAATAATGAACCGCGGGCTTTAGAAGTATTAGGAGATTTAGATCCATCAGTCTTTGAAGAG tgtaaagaaaaaatgagGCCAGTTAAGAAAGCCTTACGAGCCCTTGACAATCCAGATCAAACTTTATCAGAAACAGAACAAGTATCGAGAACAAGAGCATGTCTTTCGCAAATAGGAAGTCAAATAGATATCTGTTTAGACGCTTATCCTGACCCTGAAAAGAAGGTTGAGTGGAGAAGTAATCTCTGGTACTTTGTCTCCAAGTTTACAAACTTTGACGCAAAGCAGTTGTTTAGGTTATATAAGTATGGTCTCAAGAAAAGTGATACAAAGCATAAGGATGGAAAACACAAGGAAAATGTTAAG gGAAATGccagaaacaatattaattctaACAATCACATAAAATCAAGAAAAGATGGCAGAAACGATGAAAATTCCGAGCGAAAGGAGAAACGACAGCGGCTCGAGAAAtctgataaaaataatgataaagcTGCACATGCTTCCGGTGTTAAGAGAAAATTGGAAGAGGGTGAATGTGATCCTGATCCAAATGATAGTAAAAGACATGaaag ACATAAGCACAAGCATAAGGATCGCAAGTGTAGGGATGGAAGCCTGAAGCGAGATGATTTGTCCCATAGAGAGCGGAGTCGGAGCGAGCGGGAACGAGAGCGGGAGAGGGATCGCGACCGGGAGCGGGATCGTGATCGAGAGAGGGACCGGGATCGAGAACGAGATCGGGAACGGTCAAGAACGAGGCGGGATAGTGGAGGTGGTGGTCCCCGAGTGCGACAACCCTATGCGCATCCGCATTCGGATCATCCCACACACGCTCATCCGCCTCACTCCACTCATCCCGCACACCCTGGTTGGACGCCTCCAGCCTATCCGGGCCCCAGGCAGTACCGGAGCGATCGAAATCCTAGAACACACGATAAGAGAAG CAGGTTCGGGGGTTATCCTCCCATGGGAGGCCCCTACAGTGGGTACTACGACGGGGCGACGATGCCGGGCAGCATGGGATTCCCGCCCGTGAGGCCATATCCCGAAGACTGGCGGGGGGGCTACGCCCAGCCGGAGTACCCCTACGAGGACCGGGAATATGAACGGGAGGTCTATAGACGAGATTACGATAGACGTGCCCCACCTACATAG